The Flavobacterium sp. HJ-32-4 genome contains a region encoding:
- a CDS encoding DEAD/DEAH box helicase → MNFKDLQLSSNLLEAIQDKGYTTPTPIQQQAIPIILKGSDLVGCAQTGTGKTAAFAIPIIQQLHRMGSSKRKLIRALVVTPTRELALQIGENFDEYSKYTNLRQVTVFGGVSQIPQVDQLRRGVDVLIATPGRLLDLHKQGFIDLDHLHTLVLDEADQMLDMGFVNDVKKIVKLTPDNRQTLLFSATMPLPIRELAEMFLKNPESVSVTPVSSTAERVEQEIYFVEKNEKRNLLYHLIRNENLSDVLVFTRTKHGADNVVRALRKKGVAAEAIHGDKSQSARQRVLEAFKAKEVGVLVATDIAARGIDISQLPYVINFDLPNVPETYVHRIGRTGRAGRAGKAISFCGKDEAPYWRDILKLTKVEVDIVSEHPWPWQDGTPEPGAVPQKPEPTQNNNRSGKPKASRKSSGSKKNKRRWY, encoded by the coding sequence ATGAATTTCAAAGACTTACAGCTATCGAGCAACCTGCTCGAAGCGATACAAGATAAAGGTTACACCACTCCTACTCCTATCCAGCAACAAGCCATCCCAATTATCCTAAAGGGCTCTGATTTAGTAGGATGCGCCCAAACCGGCACCGGAAAAACGGCGGCTTTCGCCATTCCCATCATCCAGCAACTGCACCGGATGGGTTCCAGCAAACGCAAACTGATACGCGCCCTGGTGGTGACGCCCACCCGCGAACTCGCCCTGCAGATCGGCGAGAATTTTGACGAATATTCGAAATACACCAACCTGCGCCAGGTGACGGTATTCGGTGGCGTGTCGCAAATTCCGCAAGTCGACCAGTTGCGCCGCGGAGTCGATGTATTGATCGCCACGCCCGGACGCCTACTCGACCTTCACAAACAAGGTTTCATCGACCTTGACCACCTGCATACACTCGTCTTGGACGAGGCCGACCAAATGCTCGATATGGGTTTTGTGAACGATGTCAAGAAGATCGTCAAACTTACGCCTGACAACCGGCAGACGCTGCTTTTTTCAGCCACCATGCCGCTCCCGATACGCGAACTGGCGGAAATGTTCCTCAAAAACCCGGAAAGTGTTTCGGTGACGCCGGTTTCCTCTACCGCAGAACGCGTGGAGCAGGAAATCTATTTCGTCGAGAAAAACGAGAAGCGAAACTTGCTCTACCACCTCATCCGGAATGAAAACCTCTCGGATGTATTGGTCTTTACCCGCACCAAACACGGAGCGGATAACGTTGTGCGGGCCCTGCGCAAAAAAGGTGTAGCCGCGGAAGCCATCCATGGCGACAAATCGCAGTCGGCGCGCCAACGCGTGCTCGAAGCCTTCAAAGCGAAAGAAGTCGGCGTGTTGGTGGCCACCGATATCGCCGCACGGGGTATCGACATCAGCCAGTTGCCGTATGTGATCAATTTCGATCTACCCAATGTGCCCGAAACCTACGTGCACCGTATCGGCCGAACCGGTCGCGCGGGCCGTGCGGGCAAAGCGATTTCCTTTTGTGGGAAAGACGAAGCGCCTTACTGGCGTGACATCCTGAAACTGACGAAAGTGGAAGTGGATATCGTCTCCGAGCACCCGTGGCCATGGCAGGACGGCACTCCGGAGCCCGGCGCTGTGCCGCAAAAACCAGAGCCGACCCAGAACAACAACCGGAGTGGAAAACCGAAAGCATCCCGAAAATCAAGCGGTTCGAAGAAAAACAAGCGCCGCTGGTATTGA
- a CDS encoding oxidoreductase, protein MKRLIVLFIVVCGGLSGCAPRLAPVQAVTSVTIDTLFTGKASIRALEVGSSDLWFGADNGRLGRIHLATRDVTLRQIDTLTSELRSIALTRDAVFVLNVGSPATLFRVSLQDGKADCVYREDGASVFYDSMVFRDDTYGVAIGDPVGGCLSVIQTTDGGRHWTKTPCTTLPPIAAGEAAFASSNSCVSVKGQQVWMASGGQKARVFHSADVGKTWSVADTPIRQGETMTGIFSLAFADAQTGMIVGGNYDKPDDNVANKAITHDGGKTWQLVSGGQGPGYISCIQVVPGSKGKGWVTVGATGIHRSDDAGQTWHLLSSVSDLYTVRFASPTVAYAAGRGKVVRLTFR, encoded by the coding sequence ATGAAGCGACTTATCGTGCTGTTCATCGTCGTGTGCGGAGGGTTATCGGGCTGCGCCCCACGTTTGGCCCCTGTGCAAGCGGTCACCTCCGTTACCATCGACACACTTTTTACCGGAAAAGCCAGTATCCGGGCGCTGGAAGTAGGTTCATCCGACCTTTGGTTTGGCGCGGATAACGGACGGTTAGGCCGCATCCACCTCGCTACACGAGACGTAACCCTTCGCCAAATCGATACCCTCACATCCGAATTGCGCAGTATTGCCCTCACCCGCGATGCTGTATTTGTATTGAATGTGGGAAGTCCGGCCACCCTTTTTCGCGTCAGTTTACAGGATGGAAAAGCGGATTGTGTGTACCGCGAAGACGGCGCGTCGGTGTTTTATGACAGTATGGTTTTTCGGGATGATACCTACGGAGTGGCCATCGGAGATCCGGTGGGCGGTTGCCTATCGGTCATCCAAACTACCGACGGCGGTCGTCATTGGACGAAAACGCCCTGTACCACGCTTCCGCCAATAGCAGCGGGCGAAGCGGCCTTCGCGTCGAGCAACAGTTGTGTTTCGGTGAAGGGACAGCAGGTGTGGATGGCATCGGGCGGACAAAAAGCACGTGTGTTTCATTCGGCCGACGTGGGAAAAACCTGGTCGGTAGCAGATACACCCATCCGGCAGGGCGAAACGATGACGGGTATTTTCTCCCTTGCGTTTGCAGACGCCCAAACGGGCATGATCGTGGGCGGGAATTATGACAAGCCTGACGATAATGTCGCCAATAAAGCGATTACCCATGACGGCGGGAAGACCTGGCAATTGGTGAGTGGCGGCCAGGGACCCGGTTATATCTCATGTATACAAGTCGTCCCGGGAAGTAAAGGCAAGGGATGGGTGACGGTCGGCGCTACGGGCATCCATCGTTCGGATGATGCTGGCCAGACCTGGCATTTGCTTTCGTCTGTATCGGATTTGTATACCGTTCGCTTTGCTTCCCCGACGGTTGCCTATGCGGCAGGTCGTGGCAAAGTAGTACGGCTTACCTTCCGCTGA
- a CDS encoding BamA/TamA family outer membrane protein, with translation MKRSCSILLVMVWLLAACTGLKSVPEGDLLYTGANVTVKGDAVPKKERKALRAELKELPRPQPNRKFLWMRPKLFFYNLAGDVKKDKGFRHWLKFKVGEPPVLFSKVDLDYNGSVLANRSENNGFFKTIMSVDSTRKGRTARADYTVSVGPRYRIRNVDFPSDSTQGIEKAIGNTVRRTFLKKGEPYSLETIKAERERIDQRLKQRGYYYFNPDYLLVEVDSTAGKYEVDLTVRVKSEAPKKALVPYRIHNIVVYPNFSLNDSVTDQDVVEKSFKDFSIIDPERTFNPRVFDRVLLFRKNDLYNRRNHNLSLNRLVNLGTFKFVKNEFRPAKDTIGDFLDAYYFLTPLPPKSIQVKLLGKTNSANYTGTELNVDWKNRNTFRGAELLTISVFGGMEVQVSGQNKGFNVYRIGGQASLVWPRFISPFPLNTSGGFVPQTKAEVGYEYQKRDKLYALNTFRGQFGYLWKDRIETEHQLNVTEITYVSPQNVTPLYQSQIDDVPSLQKVIDKQFIFGPTYSYTYTNTMRKRLRHTFYFHGKVDLAGNAAGLLSGADVKAGNQKEWLGVAFSQFVKVETELRHYLKLGENSQLASRIIAGVGVAYGNSIEMPYIKQFFIGGTNSIRAFRARSIGPGHFDVRTLDSDFLPDQSGDAKLEFSTEYRAKLYSVVHGALFLDAGNIWLLRDDPERPGARLTNRFLNDLAVGTGAGLRVDLSFLVLRLDLAFPLRVPYLPDGQKWVGDRIAFGNPDWRRDNLVLNIAIGYPF, from the coding sequence ATGAAAAGAAGTTGTAGTATCCTCCTCGTGATGGTGTGGCTGTTGGCCGCGTGCACCGGACTCAAAAGCGTTCCGGAAGGCGATCTGCTGTATACAGGTGCGAACGTCACCGTGAAGGGAGACGCGGTGCCTAAAAAAGAACGCAAGGCGCTCCGGGCGGAACTGAAAGAACTGCCCCGTCCGCAACCCAACCGGAAGTTCCTGTGGATGCGGCCGAAACTCTTCTTCTATAACCTGGCAGGCGATGTAAAGAAAGACAAAGGGTTCCGTCACTGGCTGAAATTCAAAGTAGGCGAACCGCCCGTATTGTTCAGTAAGGTTGACCTCGACTACAACGGCAGCGTGCTCGCGAACCGCTCGGAAAACAACGGCTTCTTCAAAACGATCATGAGTGTCGACTCCACGCGAAAGGGCAGAACCGCACGTGCGGATTATACCGTTTCAGTCGGCCCCCGCTACCGCATACGCAACGTCGACTTCCCCTCCGACTCGACCCAGGGAATTGAAAAGGCCATCGGAAACACTGTGCGCCGCACCTTCCTTAAAAAAGGCGAACCCTACAGCCTTGAAACCATCAAAGCCGAGCGCGAACGCATCGACCAGCGACTGAAACAACGCGGCTATTATTACTTCAACCCCGATTACCTGTTGGTGGAAGTCGACAGCACCGCCGGGAAATACGAAGTCGACCTCACCGTTCGCGTCAAGTCGGAAGCGCCGAAAAAAGCGCTGGTGCCGTATCGCATCCATAACATCGTGGTCTACCCGAATTTTAGCCTGAACGACAGCGTCACCGATCAGGATGTCGTAGAGAAATCCTTCAAAGATTTCAGCATCATCGACCCCGAACGGACGTTCAACCCACGCGTTTTCGACCGCGTGTTGTTGTTCCGGAAGAACGACCTCTACAACCGTCGGAACCACAATTTGTCGCTCAACCGGCTTGTCAATCTCGGTACATTCAAGTTTGTCAAAAATGAATTCCGTCCCGCTAAAGACACCATTGGCGACTTCCTCGATGCGTATTATTTCCTGACGCCCCTTCCGCCGAAATCCATACAGGTAAAACTGTTGGGAAAAACGAATTCGGCGAATTACACCGGCACCGAACTCAACGTCGACTGGAAGAACCGCAATACCTTCCGTGGGGCGGAACTGCTGACTATTTCAGTTTTTGGTGGGATGGAAGTCCAGGTGTCCGGACAAAACAAAGGATTCAATGTCTACCGGATCGGCGGGCAGGCGAGTTTGGTGTGGCCGCGCTTCATCTCTCCTTTCCCCCTGAATACGTCGGGTGGGTTCGTGCCGCAAACCAAAGCGGAAGTCGGCTACGAATATCAAAAACGCGACAAGTTGTATGCCCTCAACACCTTCCGCGGCCAGTTTGGCTATCTGTGGAAAGACCGCATCGAAACCGAACACCAACTCAACGTCACGGAGATTACCTATGTGAGTCCACAGAACGTCACGCCGCTGTACCAATCGCAGATAGACGATGTTCCGTCGTTGCAGAAAGTCATTGACAAACAGTTCATTTTCGGTCCGACCTACTCGTATACGTACACCAACACCATGCGGAAGCGGCTTCGGCATACGTTTTACTTCCATGGCAAAGTCGATCTGGCGGGCAACGCGGCGGGTCTCTTGTCGGGCGCCGATGTAAAAGCCGGTAACCAAAAAGAATGGCTGGGTGTGGCGTTCAGCCAGTTTGTCAAAGTCGAAACCGAGCTGCGACACTACCTGAAATTGGGCGAGAACTCGCAGTTGGCGAGCCGGATCATCGCCGGAGTGGGCGTGGCGTATGGGAATTCAATCGAAATGCCCTACATCAAGCAGTTCTTCATTGGCGGCACGAACAGCATCCGCGCGTTTCGCGCCCGTTCCATCGGCCCCGGCCATTTCGACGTCCGGACGCTCGACAGCGACTTCCTGCCCGACCAATCGGGTGATGCCAAATTAGAATTCAGCACCGAATACCGGGCCAAACTCTACTCAGTCGTTCATGGCGCCCTCTTCCTCGACGCCGGAAACATCTGGTTACTGCGTGACGATCCGGAACGACCGGGCGCACGACTCACCAATCGTTTCTTAAACGACCTGGCGGTAGGAACCGGTGCGGGATTGCGCGTCGACCTTTCCTTTTTGGTACTGCGACTCGACCTTGCCTTTCCGCTTCGCGTGCCGTACTTACCTGACGGCCAAAAATGGGTGGGCGACCGTATTGCCTTTGGAAACCCTGATTGGAGACGCGACAACCTTGTGTTGAACATCGCGATTGGGTATCCGTTTTAA